The nucleotide window ATATTATTAGCGATGTCCATGGCCCTACAGTGGAGCAGATGCATAAAGCAGGGGATGTATCACCAGAAAATTCTGCAAACTCTGTCACGGTGGTTGTGCAAAAGGACGACAGACAAGTATTTAATGACGGTGATTCCCAAGCTAAATGTCATGGTCATTCAACAACCGAAGCGAATCAACCTGTATTCCTCGATGAAATCTCCTCCTCTGTGGATGAAAGCTCTTCCAAGGAGGAAGGTATGTTGGATAATTGTGGGATTCTTCCAATCAACTGTCTGCCTTGTCTTGTTTCAACTGAATCCTCGGATGGAAAGAGACGCTCACTAAGTTATAGTCCACCAAGTGCAAGGAAAAGGGCTGCCATAAAACTTCCCTTCAAATGGAAAGAACCTGCCAATGCAAGTTTATGTAAGTACCGAACTATCTTTAGATCTGTTCTAATCCATTATATGCAATGGGCAAACACATATGGGATCCATACTGTTTTCATCATGATTATCATGCCGATGCATTTCTTTAGTATTCTGTCCCAGTCGTGGTTTTCATCCAGAAGTATAATTTTATGCTGCTCAGTGCTTATATGCTTTGTGTTGTAATCTCTAGTATGATGGGAGTCTCAGTTTTGGCCCTTTCGACATTAAGATTTTACTGTCACATAATCTGACCACATCTGATGAATGTTGATGTTCTCTTCATGCTTGGTTGATCAACATTGATCTGTGGAATATTTTCTAGCCTCTTTTTAAGTCCTTTCGTATCTGTTGTAGATTGAGCAAACATGGTCATAAGTTTGGTTCTCAGTGGTTGTACTGATAGTACAAGCATATCCTATTGTAATCTCTTAACTTATTCTTTTTATGTATTATTCCAGTTTCATCAAAGATGATTCTAGAAAGACCAATAGCAGGTTCCCAAGTTCCTTTTTGCCCTATAGAAAAGAACATGTTCGATTCTTGGTCACAAATTGAGCCACGTACTTTCAAAATTCGGGGAGTGAACTATCTTAGGTAAGCTTCTGGCAAAACTGTTCGATTGGTTTATGCACTCAAACATGTACATATTTGCATTGATCAAATAATCACATGCTAATGATCATTAATGTTATCCATTAAATAGGAAAATTCAAAGTTATTCAAAATCTGAGATTCGCCTGTGGATCTCTTGTTGACCGAGCAGTTTCTCTTCCACATTATTGAGCTTGTaaattgatgatattctttATTGCAGGGACAAGAAGAAGGAATTTGCTGCGAACTATGCTGCATATTATCCATTTGGTCTTGACGTATTTTTATCTCAGCGAAAAGTAAATCATATAGCTCGGTTTGTGAAACTCCCTGCTGCTAGTTCTTCTGGAAATCTGCCTGCTATTCTTGTTGTAAATGTACAGGTAATTGTTGTCTCCCTTTCCTGTGACTTTCACTCTGTCTATAGTTGCCCATCTTTAAGTTAGCCGAAAATGGTTTTCAAGATACCTTCTGGTTAGTTAAATGAGATTCAAATGGCTATACTTATAGAATGTGTAAAACTAATTTAGATATTCTGATGCTGTCTCTTTATGGATTCTACAGGTACCATTGTATCCCGCTGCAATTTTTCAGGGTGAGACTGATGGAGAAGGaatgaattttgttttgtaCTTTAAGCTTAATGAGTCATACTCAAAAGAACTTCCACCTCACTTTCAAGAAAGTATCAGAGTAAGATGGAGCGCCATTAGCAACTTGCCTTCAGTCTTATTATCTTCGGAACTGTTTCAGTAAATATTATTTCTATCAATCATGCTACTAGACAGTCGTCCCAGAACAGGGCATGATATACTTTTTAACTCATACCCTTGTTTCTTTTAACAGAAATTAATTGATGATGAAGTTGAAAAGGTTAAAGGTTTTCCTGTGGATACAATTGCACCCTTTCGAGAAAGGTTGAAAATATTGGGACGTGTTGTTAATGTGGAAGATCTTCATTTAAATACAGCAGAGCGGAAGCTTATGCAGGCTTACAATGAAAAACCTGTTCTTTCGCGACCTCAGCATGAGTTCTACTTGGTAAGTTTGTGATATTGCTTAAATTTGACCCCACCTCTAATGTATTCTTTGGAGTAATGGGTTTTGTCTTATGGTAATGAAGACAACTTGAAATCATCACGAAGCATTTGTCATCTTTTAATCTGCATACCTTGTAGTTGTATATA belongs to Rosa chinensis cultivar Old Blush chromosome 4, RchiOBHm-V2, whole genome shotgun sequence and includes:
- the LOC112197472 gene encoding uncharacterized protein LOC112197472 produces the protein MGACVSTPDRCVGGRLRSKNKRKKSRKRLNSSPARKAPVSDVSPGKYGRSAAPDRSTTTNSRTFQESTEEAWFDPVAILESDCDEDYLSVHDEISSLNGFEHASVSSTSSAKDANYGDYIISDVHGPTVEQMHKAGDVSPENSANSVTVVVQKDDRQVFNDGDSQAKCHGHSTTEANQPVFLDEISSSVDESSSKEEGMLDNCGILPINCLPCLVSTESSDGKRRSLSYSPPSARKRAAIKLPFKWKEPANASLFSSKMILERPIAGSQVPFCPIEKNMFDSWSQIEPRTFKIRGVNYLRDKKKEFAANYAAYYPFGLDVFLSQRKVNHIARFVKLPAASSSGNLPAILVVNVQVPLYPAAIFQGETDGEGMNFVLYFKLNESYSKELPPHFQESIRKLIDDEVEKVKGFPVDTIAPFRERLKILGRVVNVEDLHLNTAERKLMQAYNEKPVLSRPQHEFYLGENYLEIDLDMHRFSYISRKGFETFLDRLKICILDVGLTIQGNKPEELPEQILCCIRLNGIDYMNYNQLGLTQDPL